TGAGTGTCCTGCATTCATTAAAAACACTTTCAATGCTTGGGGTAGTGCCAAATTTGAATCAAAACTGGTCCAACATCTTGACCAATCTTTGCAAGAGACTATATTGAGTAATTTTAGTcgtcttctttatttttattttcaagttaattatgcaatgcagttTTATGTGGCTATACTAGTGATGCTTCCATGAGGAAAAGTAGTAGAAACTAGCATGATCTGAATTATGAAGATTATGATTTGAAGCAATATTTGAATAACAGATATAATCCTTGTGAACTGCACTAATGCAAACAAAAATACTCTCACTGATCATatacttcttttcttttttatctatCCTAAATTATaggatattttcttttttaaaaatgataatttatCTACTAGTTTGCTAATATGCccttatttttttgaaattaaaatatatgcccatatttaatttaatatacattaaaaaataaatttattattcttaatATTAGTGGCGCTGCTTCAAGTAATGGATTTGCAAAATAACTGCAAAATAACAACAAACACAGCTGTTTTGGTGGGCAAAATCTCTGATACTTAAGTCAATAAGAGATCTAAAGTGAATTTAGATAAAAGATTCGATCACCAGGGATTAGATTAATATTAAGATATATTAAATCCGAATTTTAATGGCCCAAATCACATAAACTATATAAACATCCTATAACTAAGAATAAAGTGTTAGAATCCTAATCATAGTAGGTATTCTTATTAGAATATTATACTCATTAGATAGGATTGTAAATCTATTTTATTTAGGACTCTAAATTATATTTGTATCTACGATAATGTATCATATCTGATGAATTGAGATCCGATGGGGTTTCAAGATGTGGACACTTGGACAATGGCTCAATTCGATGGGTTGATCGCTAATTTGGTTTGATGAGGGGTGGATGACTTAGAGATTCCGTACTAGGTCCCTCCATATTCAATCTTAAAGTAAGGATATGCAAAATATGAAAAGATGGTTAGGGGTCTATCGGGATGTCCCGGTGGAAACCCTTCGATGCTCAATTTAGATTTAGAATTACTCGTGCcaagagaaataaaataaacaattattGAGTATTGAAGAGAAGGAGGAAATTCTAGAGAATATGCTTGAGAGTACGAGGAGAGAGAGCACGAGAGAGAGCCCCCGTTTTTGGGCAGGTTCTGGATATATATACACGATCACTCTGACGACTTCTAGCTCTAAGTTCCATCAGATCGGATGTGAACACTTTTGACAGGTATATCAAGCGACTTATAAATGCATGCAGTATGGATTAGCCCATATCCTATATTGTGTATGTACGTCTGTCTGATTTATCGGATGCACATTTAAAACTTCGGAGGGACTAGAGGGGCCGACTATTTGCTATGGTTTCACCAGGTTGTGCTCGGCTCACCTGACCAATATAAAAATGGATCCCTTTCGATTGTTGAGGTCGGCTGCGCCTGCATTGAGGTCGGCTGTGCCTACATTCAATACCTCATAGTATTATAGGCTTTGAAGAAGTTTGTCCATCCGATCTGGGTTTTGGCAGGGTCAAGACTGTTGACCATCTTTACTAAAAGGTTTGTATTTATCCTTGGATTATATCAAATCATGCTTAGCCTTTAATGAGATTCGGTCCTCTTCAGTTGCTAAGACCTAGTCGAACTGTGAGCACGTATCTTAATGGGTCTTATCTCCAATcgtcaattttataatttacttatCACCCATATTAACTCATCATCCGTtcataatttttgtttattttattttttacacatattaaaaaatataattttttattaattttttaattatatttattttaaaaatattaaattttattaaatacttagagatgttttaataattaatgagagttgttttaaaaataaaataaaattaaataagtacaTTAATCATTTCTAAACAAGAGAGTTGAAAATAATTTtggaataataaaaagaaaaaatcacaAGAAAATTATGGAACTAAGAAGTATACAACTATATTAACTAAATCTATAATAAAACTAAGCATGTTTTGATGAGATTAATGGATAATACTTTTCCTTCTAATTTCTTATCCTTTATAATTTTAGCGATCTTTTGTGTGTATTAAGGGATGTGAGATTATGATGaaattataacaaaaataactgagAATTAAATATACCCTCCATGGCGAACTTCAACATCGTCTTTTTTGGAATTTGGCCATAAATCCAACTCAATTACTCTCACACCTCTTTTTAGAGCATTTATGATGGGTTCAACACTGCTGTCACTGCTGAGTTGATTTCCAGTCAAGTAGGAGTTATGGCCTGTGAACATGAAATAATGAGCCAGTGGAGCATTCATGTCCTGGTGCACCTGGAATCAAAGCCATTACTGTTAGGAGATAAAAACACTcggatttttctttttgaaaaaaaaatgttaataagATTACCCCAGTGGATGGAGAGAGAGCAGCATTGAGATCGCTCATGAGATATCGGAAGAAGGCTTCCAACTGGAGACCTCTTCTTTGGAAGATGTTGAGATGCTTGAGGCTATTGAAGATGGCTTGCGCATCATTCTTTGTGGCGTTTTCTTCCCCTTGAAATTCAATCAGAAACCTGAGCAGGTCGTCCAGACTCATGGTGCCATTCTGTGAGTATTGATCGAACAAGTTTTTGACATCTCTAGGAGGCTCAAGCACCCTGAGCTTGAATATTCTTCTGAAACAGAAGCATACCCTGAAAGACTGCTTGGTCGACATCGTCAGCTCCAGGCAAAGAAATGGGAAGCTCAAGTTCTAGAGTTGTTTAGGTTTCCATATCTGTATCTTCCCTTTTAAATTCAGAAAGAAAGATAGAGAACTTAAATGGCTACATATTCTCAACAATGACGTTAATGCAAAGTGAGAATCTGTACTCATGCACATATTGTAAGAAAgctatatgtattttttattccTAGCTTGTCCTTCATCTTCAAATGAGTGCGAGAAGCAAGTTGCTGTAATAGCTAAGTAATTCCATGAATATATCAAAGGACACATTTTCTTGATAAGAAGGGAAATAGATTTCTTGTTATTGGTGTGAACTATGAAGTGAAGAAAGGGAATTCTCACTCTTCTTCCTTCTGGAAGCACAGATGGGATGGAGCGCAGTCGATTTCTGTGTCCACTCAAGCTGTAAAGAGCAGTCTTCAATCACAAGAGAATATATAAATAGTCTCCGATatattctctttttctttttaatattctCATCCAAGAAGGCAAGTTTCCATTATTTTGCTTTCTGATTCTGCATTTGTATGTATTTTTTTCTCCTCCTACGTAGGCCGGTTTGAACGGTGAACCAGACCAGTCAACTGGACCTTGAATTAGGAAAGTCGGTTGCAGTCATCTCTCTCCTAAATTAAAATCGAAATTAGAATCGGACAATTCAAATAAGTTcagttttgatttgattttttgatttttaaaataaatcatttttataaaattatgacaattaaaattatcaaataacttttgctcgtaaaatatttaaaggtaatgttattttatttttttattatgtaaatGGGTACACTTTATGCcatttacttatttaattaaatatacattcaataagatttatatttatttctttatattttatttacttttaatttttttcaaataaaaaataaattgactaCTTAATATTTAGATTTAATTGGAACATAATCAGAACCGTAAAAAACAGTAATCTTAACcactataaaattatattgaaacATCAAAAAAACCATTTTTGAATCGTCATAGATTAGATTAGTCCTGATTCAATCCATAAATCGAATAAAACCGCTGATTCCAATTCAGAACCAGCCCTCGGCCTAGTCTAACCATAGGTAGAATTCCTTTctgcttttccttttttttttttttttgtttctttgcATTTGCAAAAGCCCAATAAAAAGGCAAAGAATACATATTGAAGGAAGAGCTAACCCTACCAAGCCTGGACTTCCATGTAAACGCATTGTCCTATTGTTGAGGGTGCAGAGTAGCACTCTGATGAAATACCTATTCCCATAGAAGATCATAATCTATTTAGCTATGAGCATTCATTATTATTTATGATAGATGTAGTTAATTTAAAAGCCTCCTTATTTTTAGTAGATATAGTTAAGGAATTTCTGCTTTGTGGTCTGGTGGATATTTGGTAACTTGTAAAGGCTTTCTTCACTTGTAAAAAGGAAGAATTGTTGCTGGAAAAGTAAGAGTTGGAAGCtaagaaaatgagaaagaaaacaaaaacaaatttcATTTTTAGGAATGAAATTTGACTTAATCTTTTCTTCAACCTTTTCTTTTGTAAAAGCCAAAAATCCAGCTTTTCCTCACTTGTTTGTCCTATTGCACATTTTGTATTCTACAAAAATTATGGCTTTTATCTTATATTCCATTTAAAAATGTCTATTttctaattttagaaatttattttttattctacaTCCAACCATTTAGAAGCTACAAACTTGCAGTCACTTATTCCACTTGATCATCAATTTCACGCGTGTTTACAGCCATTTACCCACTTGATTGAAGTCGGTCAGAAATCTGTCACTAATATCAGCAGCTTTTGAACTATCAGCGATGAAAATACTTGTTGCTGATAGTTTGTTTTTTCAGTGGTGTACATCTTATATGAATTGTAATCTATACACACTAGGCCTAAAAAAATGGGTTATCATCTATACGTTGATCAAACTAAAACTTGGCACTTCCTGGAAACTCAAACCCCATTAGCAGTCTCATTGAACTGAACTTATTTCCCTTCCGATTGAAGAGGGGGACTGCACGGATGCCTGGCCTTAATTGAGAAACAGGCAAACAGGTTTGACCTGCAAAATCATCTTTCTCAGGCATGATACGGTCATGAACTTCAACACGAAGCAAAGCCAATTCTGGAACAGTCAATGGAAATGTGAACTCTTCATCCCAAATTGGTGTCCAATTGTTCtcccttttttttgttttcttcatTGTCTTGTCAGCTTGCGCTCCTGCTATGCCAACCTTCTCTCCATAGGTTTACAAGTAATGCAAGAGGTCCACAACCAAAGGCcaaaagaattttaaattttagcaaGCAGAGATATAgtagattatttttttaaataccaTCCTTGCAGTAAACTCTTAACTTACCCTGATATAGAAATCTGGTGaagaaaataaagtaaattGTGCTCGCTTAAAATCTAAATGCCATCCGTCTCCCATATAAACTTTAACCTGCCAacaaaaaagtaataaaatcaCTTAGAAGGAAGATAATGAGATGAGATTTTTATCTTACAGCAAATTCAGTACTCACCTTTAGTGTTTTCTTCACTGGCAATTTAGCTCTAGGATCAAATGTCTGATTTTCTGGACCTGTATTCATAAAAAAATCAGGTTTTTTTACATAACCACACCCTCCATTTGATCTAAACATCCCATGCATCAACCATAGTGATTTACCATATCCCTGCCATTAGCCAGAAACTTGTTAGTCTCAGAACCATGAAATTACTGTCAGTTAGGCAATTCAACAAGCAGGACAGAGGCTAAACCTGCATGTTAAGTGCAACCATTTGAGCTCCATGCAGCCAACCATTCATTGGCTTGTAGTTGGAGGAGTCGATCCTAATACCCTTAGGATATATCCTCAAAATGTTCTTCTGAGTGAATCTGAATATAATGCTTGTGTTAGATTAATCTGGTCTTGATAATTGGaaatagttcatgacaaattaACCAGTTGATACCTGACGACATCTGTTCCATGGGTTGCAACAACCTTCTCAAACTTCTGCTCACTCAGGCTAATGCGTATAACATTATCAAATTCAAGCTTTAATGCGGCCTTTAACCCACCCTTGGGCTTTCCAGCATTAATGGAAATTAGATGCTTGTATGCAGGTGCTTCTCGTGGCCGCAGTTCATGATTACAGACATTCTTGTACTCATCACCCTGATTCTGCTCACTTGTATCTCCATCACTCTGCAGGCCATTCAAGCAAAAGCTGAACCAAGCACACAGCAAAATCTTAgtgaaataattaaatcaaagaGTTGCAGCACACCTTCCCATCCTCTTCCTGGTGAGATGAAATGGGTGATAGGTCCTTCCCCCATATATCTTCactagaatctctttccttCAGTAGATCAACTCCGTTTCCCTTCATGCATTTAGCTTCAAGATCCCCTTTCACTTTTGGGGGTTTGGCTGATATAATTATCTTATACTTCAGTTCCTCTGGCGAAGGGAATTCTTTCAAACATTCAGTTTCAGGATAAAATAGCATGTCTCCAAATGTCTCGGCAATCatctaaaaataatagaaatatgCAGGGGTGTTTAAAGAATTCTGAACAGGAGTGAAGTTTAAAACTTATGGAGAAAATGGTGAATACCTGCGCTACTTTAGCTTGTAGATTCTCAGTGAGGTGATCTTCAAGGGTTATTATCACAGGGTATGGAGATGAAGAGAAGGCATGCTCTTTAATGGACTTCAAACACGTAATTAGCTTCACAGGAGTTGTAAGGGTCCTACATTTATAAATTCATCagcaaaaaattgaaaaattccaTCAAAGAAGCAttcaaaaaggaaaatgaatgtTGATTTCTTCTTCCTCCCCCTCATAATAGCTGCTGCATACCATCCATGGAGAACAAGTACATCATCTTTTGCTGAATTGGGCCATACATCAAGTTCCACAGCTCTCACACCTCTTTTCAGCGCCTTTTCAATAGGGACATCACTACAATCACTGCTGATTTGATTTCCTGTCAAATATGAATTGTGCCCTGTATATATGAAATAATTGGACAAAGGTGCTGTCATATCTTGCTCAACCTGAAAGTGAAaaagattaaagaaaaaaaagttaaagaaGGCATTCATGGAGGCCAAACTAGAGTGCTAGGAAAGAAGTGAAAATCTATACCTGGTTACTTATGGGTGGATTGAGATCTGTTGAGAAAAGGAAATGGTGAAAATCATCAAGAGTGAGACAGCTCCTTACACACTTTGTGATATGATGACGCTTCTGCAAAATCTGATCCACTATCATCTCTGCATCAGAGACTGAAGCGCCACCTTCACTCTGAACTTCTACCATGAACCGCTGCAGCTGTTCTGCCGTCATGTAGTTCTTGCCTTCCGTGTACTTCACGAATGCTTCCTTCACATCCGACGGTGGTTCTGTCTCTGTGATCCTAAACTTCCCACTAAAGCACGTTCTCATCTTGCTTGGTCCAAACAGACACGCAATGCCTGTGCAATCTTTATGATCCCTGGGATCAAGAAATGTAAATGGTGTCTGCTTAATTAGGACAAGATTTGATGTCAAGATTTGTGATGaacttttgagttctttgaTACACCTTTGGAGTTGTTAGAGGTCTAAATCTCTCTTCATATCTCTGCTGTTCTCAGCATTTAATCTTCCAGCTTCATAAATGTGTACAGAACATGATATGATAATGATGGTCCAGGCTTGCTTTATAGTAAGTGTATGCACCACTGCAAGTCAACAGCATCATGAATAATTTTCAGCCTTTTCATATTTGGTTGTTACATTTTCCTTATTTCTTTCGTTCTCTTTTCCCTGAAGAAAGGTTGTTGTACTGATAACGGGAATATTTTTGGGTCACTAAAAGCATTTAGATGAAAAGCTTTCAAGACCAAATAACGCATAATCGAATCCTAAACCTAcaccttttaaaaaaaatcaaataaaataggaagagggaaaaaaaataagaaaaagaagatttCTTTGCAGTTCAATTAAAATGACAGAATTGAAGAACATATTCCTGACAGAAGAAGAACAATTCTGTACGCGGAATTATGATTTGAGATTTAACAAtgaaattaaaaacagaaacgAAACCTGTAATTATTGACCTGAATCTTCCTCTTATACTGACTTTGATTGACGAGGCACCAGCAGCTACGGCTGGGTGCtccataaaattaaaagttcagATTACTATATATCTCCATATTACCCCCACAACGTAGAAATTAACATACACAAGAATAACGAGAAaagcaaaataattaaattaaataacaaaagagATCCATATCTGTTGGTCCAGAGACCACACACGGCAGGCAAAAGGAAAGAGAGGCCGAGCAGAAAGCACCGTGGACATTATTCATtgaaaaaacaaaaggaaagaaaagaattaTTCGTCTAGAAATTAGAAATGGTTATTTTGTGTTCATCTTTGTTGAACTTCTCAAGACAATCTTTTGTCCTTTGCCAACCAAATCCAGAATAATAGCTAAACGAACCATTGGCACAATCCATAAGCTAATAAGAAGGCCCCACTTTCTTTCACTAGGCTAAATGAATTAGAATGGTTCTTGTCCCCATGTTGCAAGCCACGGAGACATGTAGCCTCTTCGTTAATTTACTTGAACAAGCAGCAACCTTGTACAATTATACTAAAGAATTTGTATTTTGAAATGTTAAGCAACTATGTTAATTAACTGGGTAACCTCAAACCACCCTCTGTAGGGCTTTTCTATTGCAGACTATATCTGCAAACCATTCAGGGTTTCATTACAATTTAAATATCTGTAAGTGGCTTTATTTAGTAACTGGACTGCTTATCTATAAAAAGAATCCCAACCCACCATCACCCCCATCCACCCACCACCCCACCCcaccccccccaaaaaaaaagaaagaggaaagaTCAGATACTAAAATTGATATGTGTTTGATGCAGAGTCGGACGCTGAAACTACAGTTCTAGCTTCGCCATTGACTGAGCAATTAGAGAATATATTCCATTGAGAGAGCTTGTGATAAGTACCAATGAATACTTACTGTTTTTGCCAAATCGTTGTCAATTATCTCTAAGAATAGCAGAAATGTCACTGAATTGTTCCCTCAAGAGTTCTAAAATTCCATATCCCTTTTCCCCTTGTCTCTAGTTTGCTAAAATCTCTGCCTTGCTTTGCAatgcttttctttcaatttaACGTTACAAAACGCTAAACTTTTAGAAGAATGAAATATCTGAAAATTACTTGATTTAAGAGCAAGGCGTTCAAAATAGGAAGTTGTCCACTTTAAGGAAGTACGTACATAATCAATATCTGTAAAAGTAAAGAATCGTAAAAGCTTGGCACATTGCAGTCTTGTTATTATTTTGTGGTGAAAAAAGGAAACTTCTAAAATATGCtctttctattaaaaaataatttccttaTAGACGCTAAGAACCTTTGATTACTTGCAAATGTCAACAAGTATGAAAACCAGTTCGAAAATGGAGCATGAAAATGCCTTGATTTAAGTTATcactaataaagaaaaaaaaaaagaaaaacggaGAATCCTTTACAAGTGATAATATATAATGATAGGTTCAAAAGAGATCCTcagaaaattttagaaaaaatttgaCAAAAAATAAACTACTCAGCAGAAGCATGGACATCAAAACTAGGGGAAGTATTCAACCCGGCTACATATATTCATTTACACAAACTCAAAGCGCATGAGAAGCCTTGCTGAGTTCAATTTCTTTCCTTTACGATCAAAAAGGGAGACAGCTCGTATCCCTTGTTTAATTTCAGAAACAGGGAAACAAATCTGGCCAGCAAAATCATCCTTCTCAGACATATCATACTCATGAACTTCTATTCGAAGTAAAGCTATTTCAGGAACTGTCAATGGAAATGTAAATTCTTCACCCCAAACAGGTGTCCAATtgtcctcttttattttagttttctcCATTTTCACATCATCTGGCACTCCTGCGATGCCTACCTGCCATATGAAGGTGAATATGTTACATTGACAGTTCGCAAAGTGTGTTGCACAACTCTTATTTAGTTGTTTTTTTTGGCAGTCTGTTGACAGAACAGAAAGGATGAAGTGAAGAGGTCatttgaaagcaataaaaagcACAAAACAAATTATTAACCTACCCTGGTGTAGAAATCTGGTGGGGAATACAAATCGAAGTGTGTCTGTTTAAAATCCAAATGCCATCCATCTCCCATATACACTTTCACCTgtcaagtaaaaaaaaaaaaaagtttctaaAGCTGTCTGGGAAAGGAAAGGGGATGACGGTTTGCACCAGGCACTGACCTTTAATGTTTTCTTTACTGACAATTTGGCTTTAGGATTGAATATTTCACCATTTGAACCCACGTTCATCAGAAAATCAGGCTTCTCCACATAACCACAACCTCCATTGGCCCTAAACATCCCATGCATCAGCCAAAGTGCTCTACCATATCCCTGTGATTGAGAAAGACGTAATATTGCATCTCAGAACTGGAAAAATTTCCTGAAATCAAACCTTATAAATGTTTATATTTTCACTCAATCAAATGGAGGAAAATGGAAAGGTGAAAAAAAAGACCAGAAAATTGCTCAGTTGAGCTGCTCATAGCATATAACTCAAATATCACCCAATTTATAACAGTTTCTTCCGTTTTAGGCCTTCCCTTATCTTAGAGAGTACTAGGTTTGCAACTACTTGAGTAACAAATTattctaaattttcaatttaccaATTGTCTAAACTGATTTTCCTATCCGGTAATTCTCTTTGATATGTTATTCATGGGtccaaatttattattttgccAATCACCATTTGACTGCCTTCAGAAGTAAATTAATCACCTCTTTACCCTCAACTTCACATGGTGAATTATGACAATGGAATAAGCAATAGCTTAGCTGAGGTACTGACCAGTATGCATAAGAAATGACGTAGCCAGTATAGTCCCTTTTTTTCCTGAGAATGGATGGGCACTTAAATGACTTATGATCCCAATGGAGCACAAATATGTATATTACTATAGAAAAGAGATCCCAAGTTAAATGTTGACTCATTTGCTACGCCTAATACATTGTTAATTCGATATGCCTTCATTTACTAGTCACCACTAACCATCACTTTGTTAAAATTTTACTGTTTCAGAAGTGCGTACATATTATAACGTGCTCACTGTTTCATTGTGTTTCATCCAAGCAGCTTAAAGAAATATAATCATAACAAACCTGCATATTGAATGCAACCATTTGAGCACCATGCATCCAAGCAATTAGTGGCTTATAGTTGGAAGAGTTAAACCTAGTGCCTTTAGGATACACCCGCAAGACATTTTTCTGGGTGAACCTGTACACAGCAGTTGCAAATGATAGATTCAAGAGGTTGGAAATTTTTAACCATTTATGATAAGCAGAAAATTTCAACCAAATTCACAATCAAAGAATATTACTTCTGG
This is a stretch of genomic DNA from Manihot esculenta cultivar AM560-2 chromosome 2, M.esculenta_v8, whole genome shotgun sequence. It encodes these proteins:
- the LOC110608574 gene encoding phosphoinositide phospholipase C 4 isoform X2; its protein translation is MRTCFSGKFRITETEPPSDVKEAFVKYTEGKNYMTAEQLQRFMVEVQSEGGASVSDAEMIVDQILQKRHHITKCVRSCLTLDDFHHFLFSTDLNPPISNQVEQDMTAPLSNYFIYTGHNSYLTGNQISSDCSDVPIEKALKRGVRAVELDVWPNSAKDDVLVLHGWTLTTPVKLITCLKSIKEHAFSSSPYPVIITLEDHLTENLQAKVAQMIAETFGDMLFYPETECLKEFPSPEELKYKIIISAKPPKVKGDLEAKCMKGNGVDLLKERDSSEDIWGKDLSPISSHQEEDGKSDGDTSEQNQGDEYKNVCNHELRPREAPAYKHLISINAGKPKGGLKAALKLEFDNVIRISLSEQKFEKVVATHGTDVVRFTQKNILRIYPKGIRIDSSNYKPMNGWLHGAQMVALNMQGYGPENQTFDPRAKLPVKKTLKVKVYMGDGWHLDFKRAQFTLFSSPDFYIRVGIAGAQADKTMKKTKKRENNWTPIWDEEFTFPLTVPELALLRVEVHDRIMPEKDDFAGQTCLPVSQLRPGIRAVPLFNRKGNKFSSMRLLMGFEFPGSAKF
- the LOC110608574 gene encoding phosphoinositide phospholipase C 5 isoform X1, with product MRTCFSGKFRITETEPPSDVKEAFVKYTEGKNYMTAEQLQRFMVEVQSEGGASVSDAEMIVDQILQKRHHITKCVRSCLTLDDFHHFLFSTDLNPPISNQVEQDMTAPLSNYFIYTGHNSYLTGNQISSDCSDVPIEKALKRGVRAVELDVWPNSAKDDVLVLHGWTLTTPVKLITCLKSIKEHAFSSSPYPVIITLEDHLTENLQAKVAQMIAETFGDMLFYPETECLKEFPSPEELKYKIIISAKPPKVKGDLEAKCMKGNGVDLLKERDSSEDIWGKDLSPISSHQEEDGKSDGDTSEQNQGDEYKNVCNHELRPREAPAYKHLISINAGKPKGGLKAALKLEFDNVIRISLSEQKFEKVVATHGTDVVRFTQKNILRIYPKGIRIDSSNYKPMNGWLHGAQMVALNMQGYGKSLWLMHGMFRSNGGCGYVKKPDFFMNTGPENQTFDPRAKLPVKKTLKVKVYMGDGWHLDFKRAQFTLFSSPDFYIRVGIAGAQADKTMKKTKKRENNWTPIWDEEFTFPLTVPELALLRVEVHDRIMPEKDDFAGQTCLPVSQLRPGIRAVPLFNRKGNKFSSMRLLMGFEFPGSAKF